The proteins below come from a single Candidozyma auris chromosome 3, complete sequence genomic window:
- a CDS encoding tetratricopeptide repeat protein, which translates to MASFDKDLMWRFAVSEALKEHLNALSIKTSSSLQSMSTGADTLINFDSPQVMSFIDTVSAINSGNEQYDPPFYPVAKYLTDLLLPPSISLRYIESVSEKVDSEPVQDGRAKALRTQMHSIACTAASIVLDEDREDVVFDAVSTIMAQYLDHLIEISTQGDSSIDGGHRYIQEVSAGLKKTLVSCPFLPWRSTFMKVLQSHLDAAGATSENHDAEKREVHKLRELGNNLMTNLSYPQAIKVYTTAIDSCTIHSANNLAQLYTNRAIAFIGLNCYSEAIQDLRLAVSRDRTFAPAYAQLGYCELYMGRTLHALRGYKNALDAMAGNIDPPNTNLDFQQKQEYKDAMARSVFPPFVHKLVQALILTEKRAKQQRVSPNDIRLYISQVRTTLSELQSVASPEDRHFFNYTYDENFDNLRNTAGRAEQHRPSILTPEVASDILAGSSMEASTVSIPITGMPGMGRPRRRETENNAETQTTTANNPPDRETDNASTETQRPDTSIRGLMNQLGDIFGDMMQVQTSTYFPNDAPRNADGGSNPFSFDIMVETGDRNPSETSDSAQDPQRGEGQMQRSTHDGHNNSANNSANNSNNNSTNNSTNNSTNNSTNNSTNNSTNTTQADRTGNQGDEAANNSSRREGSPVWDLSESLNQMLSGDYQPIFSNIMRRFEAQGSNGNRQSTQTDALRELVRVFRQGQGSQNTSNQASTSGSTSAQREQNDAEDQSMPDAPDID; encoded by the coding sequence ATGGCTTCGTTCGATAAGGACTTGATGTGGCGATTCGCCGTACTGGAAGCTCTCAAAGAGCATTTAAACGCTCTAAGTATAAAAACGTCTTCCTCGTTGCAGTCAATGAGTACTGGCGCTGATACACTTATAAATTTCGATTCGCCTCAAGTGATGAGTTTTATTGACACAGTATCTGCCATAAATTCTGGAAATGAGCAGTATGATCCGCCATTCTATCCTGTGGCAAAGTATTTGACGGATTTGCTTCTACCACCTAGCATCTCCTTACGTTACATTGAGCTGGTCAGTGAAAAAGTTGATAGCGAGCCTGTTCAAGATGGGAGGGCCAAGGCTCTTCGTACGCAAATGCATCTGATTGCTTGTACTGCTGCCAGCATAGTATTAGATGAAGATCGAGAAGACGTGGTGTTTGACGCAGTTTCTACGATCATGGCACAATATCTCGATCATCTAATTGAAATAAGTACTCAAGGCGACTCTTCTATTGATGGCGGGCATCGCTATATTCAAGAGGTTCTGGCTGGACTTAAGAAGACCCTTGTGAGTTGTCCATTCCTCCCATGGCGAAGCACATTCATGAAGGTGCTTCAATCTCATCTTGATGCTGCAGGCGCTACACTGGAGAATCATGATGctgaaaaaagagaggtTCATAAGCTTCGTGAGCTAGGAAACAATTTGATGACCAATCTTTCATATCCGCAAGCCATAAAGGTGTATACTACGGCGATTGATCTGTGCACTATTCATTCTGCCAACAACCTCGCTCAGCTTTACACCAACAGAGCAATCGCATTCATTGGTCTTAACTGTTATTCTGAAGCAATTCAGGATCTTAGATTGGCAGTATCGAGGGACAGGACTTTTGCTCCTGCCTATGCCCAGCTCGGTTATTGTGAATTGTACATGGGTAGAACCCTCCACGCTCTTAGAGGTTACAAGAATGCATTAGATGCGATGGCTGGAAATATTGATCCACCTAATACTAATCTTGATTTCCAACAAAAGCAAGAATACAAAGATGCTATGGCCAGATCCGTCTTCCCTCCGTTCGTGCATAAATTGGTACAAGCCCTTATCTTGACGGAAAAAAGGGCAAAGCAGCAAAGGGTGTCTCCTAACGATATCAGGCTTTATATTTCGCAGGTAAGAACTACTCTTAGCGAGTTGCAAAGTGTTGCTAGCCCTGAAGATAGGCACTTTTTTAATTATACTTACGACGAAAACTTTGATAATTTGAGAAACACTGCTGGGAGAGCGGAACAACATCGTCCGTCAATCTTGACTCCAGAAGTCGCTCTGGATATCCTAGCGGGTAGTCTGATGGAGGCATCAACTGTATCCATACCTATAACTGGAATGCCTGGGATGGGTCGTCCCCGCCGTCGGGAAACTGAAAACAATGCCGAGACGCAGACTACAACAGCCAACAATCCGCCTGACAGAGAGACCGATAATGCTAGTACTGAGACACAACGCCCAGATACATCTATCAGAGGATTGATGAATCAATTAGGGGATATCTTTGGTGATATGATGCAGGTGCAAACCCTGACCTATTTCCCAAATGATGCTCCACGCAATGCTGATGGTGGATCCAACCCCTTCAGTTTTGACATAATGGTGGAGACCGGAGATAGAAATCCCTCAGAGACATCAGACTCGGCTCAAGATCCCCAGCGTGGAGAGGGCCAAATGCAGAGATCCACTCATGATGGCCATAACAACAGCGCCAACAACAGCgccaacaacagcaacaacaacagcaccaacaacagcaccaacaacagcaccaacaacagcaccaacaacagcaccaacaacagcaccaacacTACCCAAGCGGATCGTACTGGAAATCAGGGTGATGAAGCAGCAAATaactcttcaagaagagaaggaagccCTGTATGGGATTTGAGTGAATCACTAAATCAGATGCTTTCAGGGGATTATCAGCCTATCTTTAGCAACATCATGCGTCGATTTGAGGCTCAAGGGTCCAATGGTAATAGGCAAAGTACACAAACTGACGCTTTGAGAGAGTTGGTTCGTGTTTTCCGTCAGGGTCAGGGATCTCAAAATACATCCAATCAAGCCAGTACGAGCGGCTCTACTCTGGCACAACGAGAACAAAATGATGCAGAAGACCAGAGTATGCCTGATGCTCCAGACATTGATTAA
- the PKH3 gene encoding protein kinase PKH3 gives MSTETHPSIAVHQGTAPGSSRSDSVNGVSNASASRRRTVRDYQFGTRIGEGSYSTVYSALDLYNNKTYAIKVLSKRHIVKEDKIKYVNIEKSTLHRLGQQHPGIVQLYYTFQDDASLFFVLDFAEYGELLSIISKFGSLSEPVSKFYMIQIIDAVRFIHSKGVIHRDLKPENILVGYDFNLKITDFGAAKLLGEVDDPQGEAINYDSVPDKPQKDRRGSFVGTAEYVPPELLQYNECGFESDVWALGCILYQFFNGIPPFKGPTEYLTFEKIIGVDYTYRNPVPQGVKEIVDQTLIAEAHKRLTIPQIQAQSWFDDVPWNDRNFIWKRKVPRFEPYQPGVSSNTQSSYTSQQAYNPSGIKPGSARNLNKSSSNYQLHSQISQSLDYSLVPTLGGKKSYQPPTKIKKGFSSGNIPTLAGPATQRVETTTQILPTDLSTHPPISVQQPRKLPPLKQRTSPDLRMTHQMGKASAGLASSPMIQNSSPGHIRSNRLANSNMPPSTLPPLESKMADVQISSENSSPRSPQYKDLRSGTAFAKGVSKADTSNPSTPRSAFASPKFPQSNGTSSAAIASAKSAASSSAYRAASGSSTPKFERAPTPAKSRPSSSSKDLAPNTVTFKEISQFLEPDEKIIKLDTILKSQLSNRLINRTPGSIDDEVIEKLVDRYQDVLTKNMVPVVACVSNKARIFLIYENLEVMSVDLTANQGGDYSMYDYEFESVFVEDDEEDAQSQGEDVFGYLILELIKEGGDLVFLKRVKNEDKPKYEKSARVVDKKGDVVRIGESLGWIDCLIWAKDMVSEKPKQRHAAKDTKKSSKSMAKPSGKSNPKAPPKPSKANGSRTSSSSSTNKPTSKKPGNILAYAAAAAAGK, from the coding sequence ATGTCAACCGAGACACATCCCTCGATAGCAGTTCACCAGGGGACGGCTCCGGGGTCCTCTCGAAGCGATAGCGTGAATGGAGTGTCCAATGCACTGGCCCTGAGAAGGAGAACTGTTCGGGATTACCAGTTCGGTACCCGTATTGGAGAGGGCTCCTATTCCACCGTTTATTCTGCACTTGACCTCTATAACAACAAGACATATGCCATCAAAGTACTTCTGAAGAGGCACATTgtcaaggaagacaagATCAAGTATGTGAATATCGAGAAATCCACTTTGCATCGCTTGGGCCAACAACATCCTGGTATTGTCCAACTCTATTATACATTTCAGGATGACGCTAgccttttcttcgttttaGATTTTGCCGAATATGGCGAGTTACTATCCATCATAAGTAAGTTTGGTTCGCTTTCAGAACCAGTGCTGAAATTCTATATGATACAAATTATTGATGCTGTCAGATTTATCCATTCCAAAGGCGTTATTCATAGAGACCTCAAACCAGAGAACATCCTTGTCGGATATGATTTCAACCTCAAAATCACTGATTTCGGTGCCGCCAAGCTTCTCGGAGAAGTTGACGATCCTCAGGGTGAAGCAATCAATTATGACTCCGTTCCCGATAAACCGCAGAAAGACAGAAGAGGATCTTTTGTTGGAACCGCTGAATATGTACCCCCTGAATTACTTCAATACAACGAGTGCGGTTTCGAAAGTGATGTTTGGGCACTTGGGTGCATTTTATATCAGTTCTTCAATGGAATACCTCCTTTCAAGGGCCCAACTGAATATTTGACGTTCGAAAAAATCATTGGTGTGGATTATACCTACAGAAACCCTGTTCCACAAGGAGTaaaagagattgttgatCAAACTCTTATTGCCGAGGCTCATAAAAGACTTACTATTCCTCAGATTCAAGCCCAATCGTGGTTTGATGATGTTCCCTGGAACGATCGAAATTTCATTTGGAAGAGAAAGGTTCCACGATTTGAGCCATATCAGCCAGGCGTCCTGTCTAATACTCAACTGAGCTATACTTCTCAGCAGGCCTATAACCCCTCTGGCATCAAGCCCGGGTCCGCAAGAAATCTTAATAAGTCCTCTTCCAACTATCAACTCCATTCGCAAATACTGCAATCTCTTGATTACAGTTTGGTGCCCACATTGGGTGGCAAAAAGTCTTACCAGCCACCTACCAAGATAAAGAAAGGATTCAGTTCTGGCAACATTCCCACTCTCGCAGGTCCGGCTACACAGAGGGTTGAAACAACTACACAAATATTACCGACCGATTTAAGTACTCATCCACCAATTTCTGTCCAACAACCTCGCAAACTTCCACCATTGAAGCAAAGAACTTCGCCAGATTTGCGGATGACCCACCAAATGGGTAAAGCCTCCGCAGGCCTCGCCAGCTCGCCGATGATTCAGAATTCTTCACCAGGTCATATACGCTCTAATCGCTTGGCCAACTCAAACATGCCTCCTTCGACATTACCTCCTCTTGAATCAAAAATGGCTGATGTCCAGATCTCTTCTGAGAACTCCTCGCCGCGCTCACCACAGTACAAAGACTTGCGTTCTGGCACGGCTTTCGCAAAAGGCGTACTGAAGGCTGATACATCTAATCCATCAACACCTCGAAGTGCATTTGCATCACCAAAATTTCCTCAAAGTAACGGAACATCCAGCGCGGCAATCGCTTCTGCCAAGAGCGCTGCAAGCAGCTCCGCCTATAGAGCAGCGAGCGGTTCAAGTACGCCAAAATTTGAGCGGGCTCCTACACCCGCCAAATCGAggccatcatcatcactgaAGGATCTTGCGCCCAACACTGTTACATTCAAGGAGATTTCACAATTTTTGGAGCCTGAtgagaaaatcatcaagctAGATACAATATTAAAGCTGCAATTAAGCAATAGACTCATCAACCGGACACCAGGAAGCATCGATGATGAAGTGATAGAAAAGCTAGTAGATAGATACCAGGATGTGCTCACAAAAAACATGGTACCGGTTGTTGCATGCGTGAGCAATAAAGCTCGCATATTTTTGATCTATGAGAATCTTGAGGTCATGCTGGTAGATTTAACAGCTAATCAAGGTGGTGACTATCTGATGTACGACTATGAATTCGAGAGCGTCTTTGTggaggatgatgaagaagacgctCAATCTCAAGGTGAAGACGTGTTCGGTTATCTCATCCttgagttgatcaaagaaggaggagatcTTGTTTTCCTCAAGCGTGTAAAAAACGAAGATAAGCCGAAGTATGAGAAGTCCGCTAGAGTGGTCGACAAGAAAGGGGACGTCGTTCGTATCGGAGAGAGTTTGGGGTGGATAGATTGCTTGATATGGGCGAAAGATATGGTGAGCGAGAAACCCAAACAACGTCACGCAGCAAAAGATACCAAGAAGTCTTCGAAGCTGATGGCAAAGCCTTCAGGAAAATCAAACCCGAAAGCTCCCCCAAAACCATCAAAGGCAAATGGgtcaagaacttcttcgtcatcatcaacgaaCAAACCTacatcaaagaagccagGAAATATATTAGCTtatgctgctgctgccgccgCGGGCAAATAG
- a CDS encoding metalloendopeptidase: MFASKASLRALQKHVFARPLTSSVAVRKPAQSEQLARLFDSQKCFTNFNKPSGGYFSTSNVGLFKNENLTSPDGLIDFSKNSLKKAKSLVKTMLLEAKNTDQGKLSYIRKLDQLSDILCRVIDVAEFIRVVHPSQKWVTAAQNTHEIMFEYMNQLNTNVELYSTLVQILDSDLVNHLSQEEIDVGKYLRQDFERSGIAMDPDTRNNFVAITQQISLLGASYNNEVHDLESFWCTITRQEFESIDDEKLKLEILDHSSKAPRGAQGISIPLAGQLPYSILMTCSNEEIRRKVWIALHNSPKRQIQTLDSFIKYRALLARMLGYQSFADYQLEHKMAKSPHHVIAFLKNLQETLLSEKKGVMSEIRNLYKYKKGSDLALTNDEILAEVKPWDRDYLLAKSMRHSESDQKNEEISEYLSVGTVMSGLNQLFKSLYNVALIPERTEKGETWNHSQVRKLSYVDLSNNETLGHLYVDFWSEKVLPSHFTIVCSRELNTSIGTESREDIKNQVHLNEDRDYQLPVISLVCNFQKPKSSGMGRLAGLDSDMPTLLTLEQVDTIFHEMGHATHSMLGRTKLHNLSGTRCSTDFVELPSVLMESFSSDPRVLCKIAKHYKTGEPLPESLLRSHQARRDSLKNCEAYMQSKMALLDQVLHNESVVDFSNQDSLKNFSSTSVYHKLESELKVFADQWSTWHGKFPHLFSYGAVYYSYLLDRAIAEKIWNGLFEKDPWSRAAGEKYKESILKWGGARDPWLCLADALDDEALSKGDARAMEIIGHL, encoded by the coding sequence ATGTTTGCATCCAAGGCACTGCTTCGTGCTTTGCAAAAGCATGTGTTTGCAAGACCCCTTACATCGTCTGTTGCTGTTCGCAAACCCGCTCAAAGTGAACAGCTTGCTCGCCTATTCGACAGTCAGAAGTGTTTCACTAATTTCAACAAGCCCTCTGGTGGTTACTTTTCCACAAGTAATGTGGGTTTGTTCAAAAACGAGAACCTTACATCCCCTGATGGACTCATAGATTTCTCGAAGAACTCTCTtaaaaaggcaaaaagCCTAGTTAAGACCATGCTCTTGGAGGCAAAAAATACGGACCAAGGCAAACTCAGCTATATCAGAAAGCTTGACCAGCTAAGTGACATTTTGTGTCGTGTAATCGATGTCGCCGAGTTCATTAGAGTGGTCCATCCAAGCCAAAAGTGGGTCACTGCTGCGCAGAATACTCACGAGATCATGTTTGAGTATATGAACCAACTCAATACCAACGTCGAACTATATCTGACATTGGTGCAAATCCTTGACCTGGATCTTGTGAATCATTTGAGTCAGGAAGAGATTGATGTGGGAAAGTACTTGCGTCAGGACTTCGAGAGATCCGGAATCGCAATGGATCCTGATACGCGAAATAACTTCGTTGCCATAACTCAGCAGATATCACTCCTCGGTGCATCGTATAATAACGAAGTCCATGATCTAGAATCATTCTGGTGCACCATCACTAGACAAGAATTCGAGCtgattgatgatgaaaagctcaagttAGAGATCTTGGATCATCTGTCAAAGGCTCCACGAGGTGCCCAGGGAATCTCCATTCCACTTGCAGGTCAATTGCCATACTCTATATTGATGACTTGCTCCAATGAGGAAATCAGGAGAAAGGTTTGGATAGCATTGCACAACTCCCCTAAGCGGCAAATTCAAACGTTAGACAGCTTCATAAAGTATCGTGCTTTATTGGCCCGAATGCTTGGATATCAATCCTTTGCTGATTATCAGCTTGAACACAAAATGGCGAAATCGCCTCATCATGTCATTGCTTTTCTCAAGAACCTCCAGGAAACCCTTCTTCTGGAAAAGAAAGGTGTAATGAGCGAAATCAGAAACTTATacaagtacaagaaagGGAGTGATCTTGCACTTACAAACGATGAAATTCTTGCTGAGGTTAAGCCTTGGGATAGAGACTACTTATTAGCGAAGCTGATGAGACACTCAGAAAGCGACCAGAAAAATGAGGAGATATCAGAATACTTGTCCGTTGGAACTGTCATGAGTGGTCTCAATCAGTTGTTTAAATCCTTGTACAACGTGGCTCTAATCCCAGAGAGAACAGAAAAAGGCGAGACATGGAACCATAGTCAGGTACGGAAGCTCAGCTACGTGGATCTTTCCAATAACGAGACTTTAGGTCATCTTTATGTGGACTTCTGGTCCGAGAAAGTGCTTCCATCCCATTTCACTATTGTTTGCTCCAGAGAGCTCAATACATCAATTGGAACGGAGTCTAGAGAGGATATAAAAAACCAGGTACATCTCAATGAGGATCGCGACTACCAGCTACCAGTGATATCCCTCGTATGCAACTTTCAAAAGCCTAAAAGCAGCGGCATGGGACGTCTTGCTGGTTTAGATAGCGACATGCCCACGCTTTTAACTTTGGAACAAGTAGATACCATTTTTCATGAGATGGGCCACGCCACACATTCCATGCTAGGACGCACAAAACTTCACAACTTGTCTGGTACGCGATGTCTGACAGACTTTGTCGAGCTACCATCCGTTTTGATGGAGTCGTTTAGTAGTGACCCTCGAGTACTTTGCAAAATTGCAAAGCACTACAAGACAGGTGAACCTCTTCCTGAgctgcttttgagaagccACCAGGCAAGAAGAGACTCGTTAAAAAACTGCGAGGCATATATGCAATCAAAGATGGCACTACTAGATCAAGTTTTGCATAATGAAAGCGTTGTTGATTTCAGTAATCAAGACTCCTTAAAGAATTTCAGTTCAACATCAGTATACCACAAACTTGAATCAGAACTAAAGGTTTTTGCAGATCAATGGTCCACATGGCATGGTAAGTTTCCACATCTATTTTCCTACGGGGCAGTTTACTATTCGTATTTATTGGACCGGGCCATAGCagagaagatttggaaCGGTCTCTTCGAGAAAGACCCATGGAGCCGAGCTGCAGGGGAAAAGTACAAAGAAAGTATCCTCAAATGGGGAGGTGCTCGTGATCCATGGCTTTGTTTGGCTGATGCTTTAGATGATGAAGCATTGAGCAAAGGTGATGCGAGAGCCATGGAAATTATAGGACACTTGTAA
- a CDS encoding putative serine--tRNA ligase, whose protein sequence is MRDVLRRRGLPSASLNFLLENRERERELHRKRDTLIRERKAEGAKLALLKAQKSNSAEVDSVQSALTALKPTITHVENCLSELSEQIHAHAESLPNWLDPTVPQDPIEPATVSVINGTSEESIIAAMPKNKADHKTIAETFGLVDFTTASRISGSSWYYLVGDAALLEQALVQYALRKAREAGYIMVSPPSIVRKEITHACGFKPRDHNGEKQVYEIEGEALVLTGTAEIPLGALHSSSILSWEQLPIKYVGVSRSYRAEAGANGKDTTGLYRVHEFTKVELFHFTTPDKSGDELEELRDFQTSIIKDLGLKARFLNMPTTDLGSPAVKKYDCEAWMPGRGSWGELTSCSNCTDYQSRRLGIRYKSKEGNFYVHTLNGTAMAVPRVLVALIEQNYDPGTDTIVIPEVLRPYMDGKSAIFRQSN, encoded by the coding sequence ATGCGTGATGTGCTTCGACGTCGTGGTCTCCCGTCAGCAAGTTTGAATTTTCTTCTAGAGAATAGAGAGCGGGAGAGAGAGCTACATCGCAAGCGGGACACCCTTATTCGCGAAAGAAAGGCAGAAGGAGCGAAGCTTGCTCTACTTAAAGCACAGAAATCCAATCTGGCAGAGGTTGATTCTGTTCAAAGTGCCCTCACGGCATTGAAACCAACAATCACGCATGTTGAGAACTGCCTCTCTGAATTGTCCGAACAAATCCATGCGCATGCTGAATCCTTGCCAAATTGGCTTGATCCTACAGTACCTCAGGATCCCATAGAGCCTGCGACCGTATCCGTTATCAATGGTACTTCTGAGGAATCTATCATCGCCGCGATGCCGAAGAATAAAGCAGACCATAAGACTATTGCTGAGACATTTGGGCTAGTCGACTTCACAACAGCATCAAGAATATCAGGTTCTTCTTGGTATTATCTAGTTGGAGATGCCGCTCTCCTAGAACAAGCCCTCGTTCAATACGCTCTCCGAAAAGCCAGAGAAGCAGGCTATATCATGGTATCTCCGCCCTCAATTGTGCGTAAAGAAATTACTCATGCATGCGGATTCAAGCCACGGGATCATAATGGAGAGAAGCAAGTTTACGAAATAGAAGGAGAGGCTCTCGTGCTTACAGGAACTGCTGAAATTCCATTGGGGGCTCTTCATTCCTCCTCAATACTCTCGTGGGAACAGCTTCCAATCAAATATGTGGGCGTTTCACGGTCATATAGGGCAGAGGCAGGCGCAAATGGCAAGGATACAACAGGATTGTACAGGGTACATGAGTTCACAAAGGTTGAGTTGTTCCATTTTACCACTCCTGACAAGTCCGGggatgagcttgaagagcttaGAGACTTTCAAACCTCTATTATTAAAGATTTAGGACTCAAAGCACGTTTTCTCAATATGCCTACCACAGATCTAGGCTCTCCTGCTGTGAAAAAATATGATTGTGAAGCTTGGATGCCTGGTAGAGGTAGTTGGGGAGAGCTCACAAGTTGTTCAAATTGTACAGACTATCAAAGCAGGCGGCTCGGTATACGTTATAAGTCCAAAGAGGGGAACTTTTATGTTCACACATTGAATGGAACTGCCATGGCTGTACCAAGGGTACTTGTTGCCCTTATTGAGCAAAACTACGACCCAGGCACTGACACTATTGTGATTCCTGAGGTTCTCAGACCATACATGGATGGAAAATCGGCCATATTCAGGCAGTCAAACTGA